One Thermodesulfobacteriota bacterium genomic window, ACTGCGATTTCCTGACGCTGCACTGCGTCTCCAGCCCCGAGACGTACGGGCTGCTGAACGCCGCCCGGATCGCCCTGCTGCCCGACGGGGCGGTCGTGGTCAACGCGAGCCGCGGGGCGGTGATCGACGAGGACGCGCTGATCGCGGCGCTGAAGTCCGGGAAGCTTTTCGCCGCGGGGCTCGACGTCTACCGGAACGAGCCGGACATCCGGCCGGAGTATCGGACGCTGCGCAACGCCTTCCTGATGCCGCACATCGGCAGCGCCACGAAGGAGACCCGGGACGCCATGGGGTTCCGGGCGCTCGACAACCTCGACGCCTTCTTCGCCGGCCGCGAGCCGCGCGACCGCGTGGCCTAAACTCCTCTTTCCTTCCCGCTTTCCCCCAGGAGATCCATCAGCCGGCGGGCCGTGCCCAGCAGCCGGGCGTCCGCTCCTGCCGCCCCGACGAGCTGCGCGCCGATCGGCATGCCGTGCGACCCGCGCAGGACGGGGATCGTGATCGCCGGCAGACCGCACAGCGTCCAAATGGTGCAGAAGATCGGGCTCCCCGTCGATTCGAGGCCGACGGGCGCCTCCCCGGGGACGGCGGGCGTGACGATGGCGTCGAAACGCCCGAACAGCTCCGCAAGCGCGCGGTTCAAGGCGGGGACCCGCTCCAGCGCGCGCGAGTAATCCTCCGGGCGCACCGAACGTCCCCGCTCGAGCATCTCCAGCAGAACGGGGCTCAGCTTCTCCTTGCCCCGCGTGTATTCCTCCGAATAGCTGGCGGCCAGGTCCGCTTCCATGATCGTGCGGTGG contains:
- a CDS encoding NAD(P)-dependent oxidoreductase; the encoded protein is GMGGGLGGWGRVGGVGARRARGFDMKIHYHDTMRLPPELEEGATYHPTVEEMMPHCDFLTLHCVSSPETYGLLNAARIALLPDGAVVVNASRGAVIDEDALIAALKSGKLFAAGLDVYRNEPDIRPEYRTLRNAFLMPHIGSATKETRDAMGFRALDNLDAFFAGREPRDRVA